Proteins encoded by one window of bacterium:
- the tkt gene encoding transketolase — MSSRLDDLCVNTLRTLSIDAIQKANSGHPGLPLGAAAMAYTVWTRHLRHNPADPRWINRDRFVLSAGHGCALLYSLLHVSGYDVSLDDLKNFRQWQSITPGHPESHLTPGVEATTGPLGQGVGNMVGMAIAREHLAARFNSPERELIDFRIFGICSDGDLMEGVASEACSLAGHLGLGCITLLYDDNRITIDGRTDITFTENVSQRFEAYGWHVLHADGLNVDEVDVAVREGVAETERPTLIICRTTIGYGSPDKADTPQVHGSPLGEEEVARTKRALGWPEDRSFHVPNEVLKHFRQAAARGTDAAAAWQRKLEVAKQDSPDLRRNWESFWDRPFAFPAKVPLPSWSAQEKPIATRKASQKVMNALAPHLPHLIGGSADLAESNLTYLENAGEFQKENRLGRNLRFGIREHGMGAILNGIALAAPFVPFGSTFLTFLDYMKPAVRVAALSHLHVIYIFTHDSIGLGEDGPTHQPVEQLWSLRATPNLFVFRPADANETAHCWSLALERTDGPSALALTRQNLPVLDPESSCFNNVKCGGYVLAESSGSKPDVLLIATGSEVALALQARAILEQEEIATRVISMPCVELFDLQPPEYRERVLPSEVVHRVAVEAGATCGWWKYVGVHGDVVGLDHFGASAPGDVLLEKFGLTPQNIAARAKSVITGR; from the coding sequence ATGAGCTCTCGCCTCGACGATTTGTGCGTCAACACGTTGCGCACGCTGTCCATTGATGCGATTCAGAAGGCCAACTCGGGTCATCCGGGTCTGCCGCTCGGTGCGGCGGCAATGGCCTACACCGTCTGGACTCGCCACCTGCGGCATAATCCCGCCGATCCCCGGTGGATCAACCGCGACCGTTTCGTCTTGTCGGCGGGACACGGTTGCGCGCTCCTCTATTCGCTGCTGCATGTGAGCGGCTACGACGTGTCGCTGGATGACCTGAAGAACTTCCGTCAGTGGCAGAGTATCACGCCCGGTCATCCCGAATCGCACCTGACCCCCGGCGTGGAAGCGACCACCGGCCCACTGGGGCAGGGAGTCGGCAACATGGTCGGGATGGCGATTGCCCGCGAACATCTGGCGGCGCGATTCAATTCCCCGGAGCGCGAGCTTATTGACTTTCGCATCTTCGGCATCTGTTCCGACGGCGATCTCATGGAAGGAGTTGCATCGGAGGCGTGTTCGCTGGCCGGACACTTGGGACTGGGCTGCATTACGCTGCTCTATGACGACAATCGGATTACCATTGACGGACGCACCGACATCACGTTCACCGAAAACGTCAGCCAGCGGTTCGAGGCTTACGGTTGGCACGTCCTGCACGCCGATGGATTGAATGTGGATGAAGTGGATGTTGCCGTGCGGGAAGGTGTGGCCGAGACTGAAAGACCCACGCTGATCATTTGTCGCACGACCATCGGCTACGGGTCGCCGGACAAAGCCGATACTCCGCAAGTGCACGGCTCTCCCTTGGGCGAAGAGGAAGTCGCGCGAACGAAGCGCGCTCTCGGCTGGCCGGAGGATCGCTCGTTCCATGTTCCCAATGAGGTTCTGAAGCATTTCCGTCAAGCGGCAGCGCGGGGAACGGATGCGGCGGCGGCCTGGCAGCGCAAACTGGAGGTGGCGAAACAGGATTCGCCGGATCTGCGCCGCAACTGGGAGTCGTTCTGGGATCGTCCCTTCGCTTTCCCCGCGAAGGTGCCGCTTCCTTCGTGGTCCGCGCAAGAAAAACCGATAGCCACGCGCAAAGCCTCGCAGAAGGTAATGAACGCGCTTGCGCCGCACCTGCCCCATCTGATCGGCGGCAGCGCCGATCTGGCCGAATCGAATTTGACGTATCTTGAGAACGCGGGCGAGTTCCAGAAGGAGAATCGGCTCGGCCGCAACCTGCGCTTCGGAATTCGCGAGCACGGAATGGGAGCGATCCTGAACGGCATCGCTCTTGCTGCGCCGTTCGTTCCTTTCGGCAGCACGTTTCTCACGTTTCTGGACTATATGAAACCGGCCGTGCGAGTGGCCGCGCTCTCGCACTTGCACGTCATCTACATCTTCACGCATGATAGTATCGGACTCGGCGAAGACGGCCCCACTCATCAGCCGGTTGAGCAACTGTGGTCGTTGCGGGCAACGCCGAATCTGTTCGTGTTTCGTCCCGCCGACGCCAACGAAACCGCGCATTGCTGGAGTCTGGCTCTCGAACGAACGGACGGCCCCAGCGCTCTTGCGCTGACGAGACAGAACCTTCCGGTTTTGGATCCAGAGAGTAGTTGCTTCAATAATGTCAAATGCGGTGGCTACGTTCTGGCCGAATCGTCTGGCAGCAAACCGGACGTGCTGCTCATCGCCACTGGCAGCGAGGTTGCGCTCGCATTGCAGGCGCGTGCGATTCTCGAGCAGGAAGAGATCGCCACACGGGTGATTTCCATGCCGTGTGTAGAGCTTTTCGATCTGCAACCACCGGAGTATCGCGAACGGGTTCTGCCTTCGGAAGTGGTTCATCGAGTGGCGGTCGAAGCGGGAGCCACTTGCGGGTGGTGGAAGTATGTGGGTGTGCATGGCGACGTGGTTGGGCTGGATCATTTCGGCGCGTCCGCGCCCGGAGACGTACTTCTTGAGAAGTTCGGACTCACTCCGCAGAATATCGCCGCCCGCGCGAAATCCGTGATTACGGGAAGGTGA
- a CDS encoding T9SS type A sorting domain-containing protein, which translates to MKFLRIVLIVLSLAAITATAHAQGFTATLQCSDPSDNFVYLNDTCTGGNPLQDGTVVKIYRDVDSDGPDWDDPLAEPCELPPDCPTGPAGTHNYNQFAMNGFSLGIGHGTFYTETAFQSAYGMPTPARYYCRICLPTLHWVSEVFTVSTGPQTVYLDDWTCNTEPCQEACPTPSPVQGFQASENECGRVLMTWNAYPRDTTGGPVDTLVIYRAGVEIKRVRYTATSYVDSTGVVNTTYWYGIKARRDCPTDTSFSPLVEDQGTPRAIPQTPQSVVATDANCGYVRISWTYTSNAGMDSFRVTRNDTTVGWMDNTVPAGPRQMDHFTTNPAPARYCVVGWNRLCGEGIAACDSGTARQGPTGRPGNVQASDTYCDSIVVTWADTALATGYYVIRYTDTGGTRTVLNTTPIAPGVQRYRTNPPTYSTNYRFTVQGWNSCSTGPEALYDLGIAYTVPGQVVTPTASYDTYCTHVALSWTDVANETGYRILRSSVAIDSVAANVVTYNDVTGTPGTGYSYQVQAKNNCGYGTASSSVTGRRKAAPGQVLTVAASDSIYCWGVRVTWASMTGVDSFQIKRNGSRIGVALTGATSYNDSTAIAGLLYNYSVTAYNNCGSGTESASNSGSTKPRPPQVTGLAASDTSCRAIHLVWNNVALEDSFRVLRNGTFLATRPRDSLTYRDTTATPGTHTYRVVAANTCGSGDTSSAVIGERIPSLAAVTGVVATDDSCGFVRITWNNIAEEDSFQILRDGTRIGGVAADVITFTDNTATPWTTYGYTVVGYNQCGAGAASAVDSGYAAAIPAQMTVPVWASDNACDSVYITWTSIPQADSFWVYRNGTHIGTVPYVWQFYSDFSATPGQRYQYTVTSWNHCGESGAAPADSGGSLIFPSVPQNLTATTNLCDRIELGWTASTGDVDRYVIYREGTAIDTILGTLTTYTDNTTASGVFNYRVAAFSEQCGVTAQSAIATGERLEEAGQVTNVQATRTRCDSILVTWNAATGDVDGYLIYVGGAFLDSMGALTTTYGHVPDTAGAYAYTVRAYSEQCGNGALSDPPYYGNLLAYPSQVTGLTTTVNRCDGVMLQWQESTGSVHGYIVRRDAANLDTVETTLLLTVSYFDSTAPDGNSQYDVIAYSENCTDAAPSNAVTGTVLPDATPPTDVAATDNRCDSVVVTWTASTGTFDYYKVYRDGTLPVTVMAPLTRYAEAPDPGDTIRYTVTAVDTVCGETDSTAGAPGLRQADAGIPTNLTATNTCEGVNLVWRTSTGIPEGYYVYRGPNAQNFILIATVIDPDTMYQDTTGERGVNYVYAVSAYTSGCGETGKSNQQTAMRLPLLVAVTGVAASTDSCSGIRITWTALPGADRYRVYRNDVFHDSIAAGDPNPSYYDTTVAVLTDYFYTIAARNICGVGELSDPPATGSRYAVPAGVMTLQASDTSCAAVYLTWTAVARAAQYVIYRNGSPIDSVNSAVTTYRDSLAPAQFTTHAYVVRGKNHCGLGPDQTPVQGYRIPGVAQVTQVWASQNYCGGISVTWLDLPNESGYYVYRDGGFIAEVSADEQHYPDSDIEPGSTHYYRVSAFNVCGEGVLSDSVQGHRYAVPAQVQNVAATTDSCTSVTVTWTDVATEDSFRVYRGGSLIATLAANTLIYRDEPLAPGPYTYTVEAMNYCGNAPMSAVANGYVADVPAVVQNLAATMDHCTTVTVTWNDLADELNYELFRDAISLVILGQNVVSYVDTPEVGTHDYTIRVSNNCGIGELSGVVVGERQGVPTGAPFITVPDSACDTVYFCWTAVDDITRYYLYRNGVHFGDVSPELTCFWNTSPGGTVVGYSVQGYNECGFGPMSNVDSVYFVPTPGQVTGLTATTDNCNTVTLDWTDVQNESGYYVKRANVTIATLPANSVQYVDNPAVGFHWYKVQAFNDCGSGLASDSVQGRRWDVPAQVPGVVASDTMCAIVRITWNNVADEDSFQIRRDGNRIGVRPADSLAFNDTTAVAGTTYAYTVAAYNRCGPGPVSAADNGYRATVPVQVTGVQATINRCDSVIVTWTDVATETLYRIFRDAVEVGTRPANATRFADQPDTGTYQYTVRAENSCGNGTLSTAATGTRLVAPLAPTSVIATDTLCNRVIVTWQSGGGVVDSFVIQRNGARRAAVPAATLSFADTFAGTYEYRVIAKSNNTGCGQSAPSIPDSGRGRSLPTVPTGLAFVTPAVCDSIQISWMISTGEVDGYYIRRDGVIIDSTTGFLYTDREVDDPRNHTYAVAAYNRYCGATAFTTPVSGNMLPLLQVTIDPPDTIVDNTWYVIDSMSFCPNVDSVRLFMSWDGGQNYTHLLTITPHPRDSVFVPHDSVTHPNCRFLATTHRGQRADSIESELFVLISNGVVMENVLSVPKDFVLDQNYPNPFNPATTVRFGVPRVAEVRIEIFDVLGRHVTTLVHETFQPGWHRIIWDCSACPTGMYILRMNTDEKVLLRKMLLMK; encoded by the coding sequence ATGAAGTTCTTGCGAATTGTTCTTATCGTGCTCAGTCTGGCTGCAATCACTGCCACCGCTCACGCGCAGGGGTTTACGGCCACCTTACAGTGCTCCGATCCATCCGACAATTTCGTGTATCTCAATGACACCTGCACGGGTGGCAATCCACTGCAGGATGGCACGGTCGTGAAAATCTATCGGGACGTGGATTCGGATGGTCCGGACTGGGACGACCCGCTGGCGGAGCCGTGTGAATTACCACCCGATTGTCCCACCGGCCCGGCCGGCACACACAACTACAACCAGTTTGCCATGAACGGATTCTCCCTCGGCATCGGGCACGGCACCTTCTATACTGAAACCGCCTTTCAATCCGCCTACGGCATGCCGACTCCGGCGAGGTATTATTGCCGGATTTGTTTGCCCACGCTTCACTGGGTGTCCGAGGTGTTCACCGTCTCCACCGGCCCGCAAACTGTCTACCTTGACGATTGGACGTGCAACACCGAGCCGTGTCAGGAGGCTTGTCCGACGCCATCGCCCGTGCAGGGCTTTCAGGCTTCGGAAAATGAGTGCGGCCGGGTGTTGATGACGTGGAATGCCTACCCGCGGGACACCACCGGCGGTCCGGTGGACACGCTGGTCATCTACCGGGCTGGGGTCGAAATCAAACGGGTTCGCTACACGGCCACGTCCTATGTTGACAGCACGGGAGTTGTCAATACCACCTACTGGTACGGGATCAAGGCGCGGCGGGACTGTCCCACCGATACTTCCTTCTCTCCGCTGGTGGAGGATCAGGGGACGCCGCGCGCCATCCCTCAAACTCCGCAGAGTGTAGTGGCCACTGATGCCAACTGCGGTTATGTGAGGATATCGTGGACCTACACGAGCAATGCCGGCATGGATTCGTTCCGCGTCACCCGCAACGACACCACCGTTGGCTGGATGGATAATACGGTCCCTGCCGGACCACGGCAGATGGACCACTTCACCACCAACCCGGCGCCGGCGCGGTATTGCGTGGTCGGTTGGAATCGGCTGTGCGGTGAAGGAATCGCGGCCTGTGATTCGGGAACCGCGCGGCAGGGTCCAACGGGAAGGCCGGGAAATGTCCAGGCGTCGGATACCTATTGCGATTCCATTGTTGTCACGTGGGCGGACACGGCACTGGCCACGGGTTATTATGTGATTCGCTACACCGATACGGGGGGAACCCGAACCGTTCTCAATACGACGCCTATTGCGCCCGGTGTGCAGCGCTATCGAACAAACCCCCCCACCTATAGCACGAATTATCGTTTCACTGTGCAGGGCTGGAATTCCTGCAGCACGGGTCCTGAGGCTTTGTATGATCTTGGCATCGCATACACAGTACCGGGACAAGTTGTGACTCCGACCGCCTCATATGATACATATTGTACACATGTAGCGCTTTCATGGACGGATGTTGCCAATGAGACCGGCTACCGGATTCTTCGCAGCTCGGTGGCCATTGACTCAGTTGCAGCGAATGTCGTCACCTACAACGACGTGACGGGCACTCCGGGAACCGGTTACAGCTACCAAGTGCAGGCTAAGAATAACTGTGGCTATGGTACTGCCAGCTCGTCGGTGACCGGTCGCCGCAAGGCCGCACCGGGGCAAGTTCTGACCGTGGCGGCCTCGGACAGCATCTACTGCTGGGGGGTGCGCGTCACGTGGGCTTCCATGACGGGCGTGGACAGCTTCCAGATCAAGCGGAACGGCAGCCGGATCGGCGTGGCGTTGACGGGCGCAACTTCCTACAACGACTCCACGGCGATCGCGGGGCTTCTGTATAACTACTCGGTGACCGCCTACAACAACTGCGGCTCGGGCACCGAGTCGGCATCGAATAGCGGTTCGACCAAACCGCGTCCGCCGCAAGTGACGGGTCTGGCCGCCAGCGACACGAGCTGCCGGGCCATTCACCTCGTCTGGAACAACGTGGCTCTTGAAGACAGCTTCCGGGTTCTGCGAAACGGCACATTTCTGGCGACGCGACCGCGCGACAGCCTGACCTATCGCGATACGACCGCTACTCCCGGCACTCACACCTATCGGGTGGTGGCCGCCAATACTTGCGGTTCGGGAGATACCTCCTCGGCGGTGATCGGCGAGCGGATTCCTTCGCTGGCCGCGGTGACGGGCGTCGTGGCTACTGACGATAGCTGCGGCTTTGTGCGGATTACCTGGAACAACATTGCCGAAGAGGACAGCTTCCAGATTCTGCGGGACGGCACCCGGATCGGAGGCGTCGCGGCGGATGTGATTACCTTCACCGACAACACCGCTACGCCGTGGACGACCTACGGCTACACCGTGGTAGGCTACAATCAATGCGGAGCGGGCGCGGCCAGCGCAGTGGATTCGGGCTATGCGGCGGCGATTCCCGCCCAGATGACCGTACCCGTTTGGGCTTCCGATAATGCCTGCGACAGCGTATACATCACCTGGACGTCCATTCCTCAGGCGGACTCGTTCTGGGTCTATCGCAACGGCACACATATCGGCACCGTCCCCTACGTGTGGCAGTTCTACAGTGACTTCAGTGCCACGCCCGGCCAGCGCTATCAGTACACGGTCACGTCGTGGAATCATTGCGGTGAAAGCGGTGCCGCTCCCGCGGATTCGGGAGGAAGTCTGATTTTCCCGTCGGTTCCGCAGAACCTGACGGCAACGACCAACCTTTGCGACCGGATCGAACTCGGTTGGACGGCTTCGACGGGGGACGTAGATCGCTATGTGATCTATCGCGAGGGAACCGCAATTGACACGATCCTCGGTACCCTGACAACCTATACGGACAACACCACGGCTTCCGGCGTGTTCAATTACCGGGTTGCGGCATTCAGTGAGCAGTGCGGAGTGACGGCCCAGAGCGCGATTGCCACGGGCGAACGGCTCGAGGAAGCCGGACAAGTAACGAACGTACAGGCCACCCGCACGCGCTGCGACAGCATTCTGGTGACGTGGAATGCGGCCACCGGCGACGTGGATGGATACCTCATCTACGTCGGCGGCGCGTTCCTCGATTCAATGGGCGCGCTGACGACGACATATGGTCATGTCCCGGACACGGCCGGCGCTTATGCCTATACCGTGCGCGCATACTCCGAGCAATGCGGCAACGGCGCACTGTCCGATCCCCCCTACTACGGCAATCTGCTGGCCTATCCGAGCCAGGTGACGGGCCTCACCACCACCGTCAACCGCTGCGACGGCGTGATGCTGCAGTGGCAGGAATCCACCGGCTCGGTGCACGGCTACATCGTCCGCCGCGATGCCGCGAATCTGGACACGGTGGAAACGACGCTGCTGCTCACGGTATCCTACTTCGATTCGACGGCTCCTGACGGTAACTCCCAATACGACGTGATTGCCTATTCGGAAAACTGCACCGACGCAGCGCCCTCGAATGCGGTCACCGGAACGGTTCTGCCCGATGCCACTCCTCCGACCGACGTGGCGGCGACCGATAACCGCTGCGACAGCGTGGTGGTGACGTGGACGGCTTCCACCGGAACCTTCGACTACTACAAGGTGTACCGCGACGGCACATTGCCCGTGACGGTGATGGCACCGCTAACGCGCTATGCCGAAGCTCCCGATCCCGGCGACACGATCCGCTACACGGTGACCGCCGTGGATACGGTGTGCGGCGAAACGGATTCCACGGCCGGAGCTCCCGGACTTCGTCAGGCGGACGCGGGAATCCCGACCAATCTGACGGCGACGAATACCTGCGAAGGCGTGAACCTCGTCTGGCGCACCTCCACCGGAATTCCCGAGGGCTACTACGTCTACCGTGGTCCGAATGCCCAGAACTTCATCCTGATTGCCACCGTGATTGATCCCGATACCATGTATCAGGATACCACCGGAGAGCGCGGTGTGAACTACGTGTATGCGGTCTCCGCGTACACGTCGGGCTGCGGCGAGACGGGGAAATCCAATCAACAAACCGCCATGCGCTTGCCGCTGCTGGTGGCGGTGACGGGCGTGGCCGCCTCCACCGACAGTTGCAGCGGAATCCGCATCACCTGGACCGCTCTGCCGGGAGCCGACCGCTATCGTGTGTATCGGAATGATGTATTCCACGATTCAATTGCGGCGGGCGATCCCAATCCGTCGTACTATGACACGACAGTCGCAGTCCTCACGGACTATTTCTACACAATCGCCGCCCGCAACATCTGTGGAGTAGGCGAACTTTCCGATCCTCCGGCAACCGGCTCACGTTATGCGGTTCCGGCGGGAGTCATGACTCTGCAGGCGTCCGACACGAGTTGCGCGGCCGTGTATCTGACCTGGACCGCCGTGGCGCGGGCTGCGCAATACGTCATCTATCGCAACGGTTCCCCGATTGACAGCGTCAACTCGGCGGTAACGACATATCGAGACAGCCTCGCCCCCGCCCAGTTCACCACGCATGCCTATGTCGTGCGTGGGAAGAATCACTGCGGACTCGGTCCCGATCAGACGCCGGTGCAGGGCTATCGCATTCCGGGCGTGGCGCAGGTTACGCAGGTTTGGGCGTCCCAGAACTATTGCGGCGGAATTTCCGTCACATGGTTGGACCTGCCTAATGAGAGCGGCTACTACGTCTATCGGGACGGCGGATTCATCGCGGAAGTTTCGGCCGATGAACAACACTATCCGGATAGTGACATTGAACCGGGCAGTACGCATTACTACCGGGTATCCGCTTTTAACGTCTGCGGCGAAGGGGTGCTGTCCGATTCCGTTCAGGGTCATCGGTATGCGGTGCCGGCTCAAGTTCAGAACGTGGCGGCGACCACCGACAGTTGCACGAGCGTGACGGTTACCTGGACGGATGTGGCTACGGAGGACAGTTTCCGTGTCTATCGCGGAGGAAGTCTGATCGCAACTCTGGCCGCCAATACTCTGATCTATCGCGACGAACCACTCGCTCCCGGCCCCTACACCTACACGGTGGAGGCGATGAATTATTGCGGCAATGCCCCGATGTCGGCGGTGGCTAACGGCTATGTGGCTGACGTGCCGGCCGTGGTGCAGAATCTTGCCGCAACGATGGACCACTGTACGACTGTGACCGTAACGTGGAACGATCTGGCGGATGAATTGAATTACGAGCTGTTCCGGGATGCGATTTCGCTGGTGATTCTCGGACAGAACGTCGTCAGCTACGTGGATACGCCCGAAGTCGGCACGCACGATTACACGATCCGCGTTTCCAACAATTGCGGAATCGGCGAGCTGTCGGGAGTGGTCGTTGGCGAGCGGCAGGGTGTGCCGACGGGAGCGCCGTTCATTACCGTGCCGGACAGCGCCTGTGATACCGTGTATTTCTGCTGGACGGCGGTGGACGACATTACCCGTTATTACCTGTATCGGAACGGCGTTCATTTCGGTGACGTTTCACCGGAACTCACTTGCTTCTGGAATACCAGTCCGGGCGGCACGGTGGTCGGCTACTCTGTGCAAGGCTATAACGAGTGTGGCTTCGGCCCGATGTCCAACGTGGACAGCGTTTATTTTGTGCCAACGCCGGGGCAGGTGACGGGATTAACCGCGACAACCGACAACTGCAACACGGTTACGCTCGACTGGACCGACGTTCAGAACGAATCGGGCTACTATGTGAAGCGGGCTAACGTAACCATCGCAACCCTACCCGCGAACAGCGTACAATACGTGGACAATCCTGCTGTCGGCTTCCATTGGTATAAGGTGCAGGCGTTCAATGACTGCGGATCGGGACTGGCTTCCGATTCCGTGCAGGGCCGGCGCTGGGATGTTCCGGCGCAAGTCCCCGGAGTGGTCGCATCGGATACAATGTGCGCCATTGTGAGAATCACCTGGAACAACGTAGCCGATGAGGACAGCTTCCAGATTCGGCGGGACGGAAACCGGATCGGAGTCCGGCCGGCCGACTCGCTCGCGTTCAATGATACGACCGCAGTGGCAGGTACGACCTATGCATACACCGTGGCAGCCTACAATCGTTGTGGGCCGGGCCCGGTCAGCGCGGCGGACAATGGTTATCGGGCGACTGTGCCCGTTCAGGTCACCGGCGTACAGGCGACCATCAACCGTTGCGACAGCGTCATCGTGACCTGGACGGACGTAGCGACGGAAACTCTCTACCGGATTTTCCGCGACGCTGTCGAAGTGGGAACCCGTCCAGCCAACGCCACGCGCTTTGCCGACCAACCTGACACCGGCACTTACCAGTACACAGTCCGCGCCGAGAACTCATGCGGCAACGGCACGCTTTCTACTGCCGCGACGGGAACCCGACTGGTCGCTCCGCTCGCTCCCACCAGCGTCATCGCTACCGACACGCTGTGTAACCGCGTTATTGTTACCTGGCAGAGCGGTGGCGGGGTCGTGGATTCGTTCGTCATTCAACGCAATGGCGCTCGCCGGGCAGCGGTTCCGGCCGCCACCTTGAGCTTTGCGGACACGTTTGCCGGAACCTATGAGTACCGCGTCATTGCCAAGAGCAACAATACGGGTTGTGGTCAGAGCGCACCCAGCATTCCCGACAGTGGTCGGGGTCGTTCGCTGCCCACAGTTCCCACGGGTCTGGCGTTTGTCACTCCCGCCGTGTGTGACTCGATCCAGATTTCGTGGATGATATCCACCGGCGAGGTGGACGGGTACTATATCCGTCGCGACGGTGTGATCATTGACTCGACCACGGGTTTCCTCTATACCGATCGGGAAGTGGATGATCCACGCAATCACACCTACGCCGTGGCCGCCTACAACCGCTACTGTGGCGCCACTGCCTTCACCACGCCGGTTTCGGGAAACATGTTGCCCTTGCTCCAAGTCACGATTGATCCACCCGATACCATCGTGGATAACACGTGGTACGTGATTGACAGCATGTCTTTCTGTCCGAATGTTGACAGCGTGCGGCTCTTCATGTCCTGGGACGGTGGGCAGAACTATACGCACCTGCTCACCATCACGCCGCATCCGCGTGACTCGGTGTTCGTGCCCCATGATTCCGTAACCCACCCCAATTGTCGGTTCCTGGCCACGACGCATCGTGGTCAGCGCGCGGATTCGATAGAATCGGAACTCTTCGTGCTCATCTCCAACGGTGTGGTGATGGAGAACGTCCTGTCCGTGCCGAAGGACTTCGTGCTCGATCAGAACTATCCGAATCCGTTCAATCCGGCTACGACCGTGCGATTCGGAGTACCGAGAGTGGCGGAGGTTCGCATCGAGATTTTCGACGTTCTGGGCCGTCATGTGACCACGCTGGTTCATGAAACCTTCCAGCCCGGTTGGCACCGGATAATTTGGGACTGCTCGGCCTGCCCGACCGGAATGTACATCCTGCGCATGAACACCGATGAGAAGGTACTGTTGCGCAAGATGCTGCTGATGAAGTAG
- a CDS encoding histidinol-phosphate transaminase, translating to MPLIPPNIESLVPYQPGRTSDEIRREFGVSRIVKLASNENPVGPSPKALERVRSVLSEAHIYPDGGLKLRRAVGERFGVKMTCVAVGSGSEAIMANVMRTFLTSDEEVLTAEGTFIGFYVLARSCGVKLVTVPLRDYRYDLGAIADAISPRTKIIYLANPNNPTGTTFTRTEFERFMKRVPSGVLVILDEAYFEYAGENPDYPDSLQYRLDNVITLRTFSKAYGLAGMRIGYGFAHEDLFQYFLRVKLPFEPTLASEAAGLGALDDNEFLERTVETNRIGKARLEKAFRELGLPVVPTDANFFFVPFGSEKEALQVNDGLLRRGVIVRPLRAFRLPSGLRITVGTPEQNEILLQALKEVLPAVTG from the coding sequence ATGCCCTTGATTCCCCCCAACATCGAAAGTCTGGTTCCCTATCAGCCCGGACGGACCTCCGACGAGATCCGGCGTGAGTTCGGCGTTTCGCGGATCGTCAAGCTGGCGTCCAACGAAAATCCCGTCGGTCCGTCTCCCAAGGCTCTGGAACGGGTTCGCAGCGTTCTATCCGAAGCCCACATCTACCCCGACGGCGGCTTGAAACTCCGCCGCGCCGTGGGCGAGCGATTCGGCGTGAAAATGACTTGTGTCGCCGTCGGCTCGGGTTCGGAAGCGATCATGGCCAACGTCATGCGGACGTTTCTCACAAGCGATGAGGAAGTCCTGACGGCGGAGGGAACCTTCATCGGCTTCTACGTTCTGGCCCGCTCGTGCGGCGTCAAACTGGTTACAGTGCCGCTCCGCGACTATCGCTACGATCTGGGAGCGATTGCCGATGCCATCTCGCCCCGCACCAAGATCATTTATCTGGCCAATCCCAACAATCCCACCGGCACTACCTTCACCCGCACTGAATTCGAGCGTTTTATGAAGCGCGTTCCATCGGGCGTTTTGGTGATTCTCGACGAAGCCTATTTCGAGTACGCCGGCGAGAATCCCGACTACCCCGACTCGCTTCAATATCGTCTCGATAACGTCATCACGCTCCGCACCTTCTCCAAGGCCTACGGACTGGCGGGAATGCGCATCGGCTACGGCTTCGCCCACGAGGATCTGTTTCAGTATTTCTTGCGCGTTAAGCTGCCTTTCGAGCCGACGCTTGCCTCCGAGGCGGCCGGACTTGGAGCGCTCGACGACAATGAATTCCTTGAGCGCACCGTCGAGACCAACCGCATCGGAAAGGCTCGGCTCGAGAAAGCCTTCCGCGAACTCGGCCTTCCCGTCGTGCCCACCGACGCCAATTTCTTTTTTGTGCCGTTCGGATCGGAAAAAGAAGCGCTGCAAGTCAATGACGGCCTGCTCCGCCGCGGTGTGATCGTCCGCCCGCTGCGCGCTTTCCGATTGCCGAGCGGTCTACGCATCACGGTCGGCACGCCCGAGCAGAATGAAATACTCCTGCAGGCGCTGAAAGAGGTTCTGCCGGCCGTTACCGGGTGA